Within the Trichoderma breve strain T069 chromosome 3, whole genome shotgun sequence genome, the region GGTTCCTGGGAAAGCCGGGCTTCACCAGCCCTTGACCCAGAGCAAGAGCTACTCAGATGTCTGCCGGATGCTGGGTCATGAAGAGTTCATGGAGCAAGCTCGAGAAGCGGACGTGAGGCGGGGACTCGACAAGCCACCAGTGAAGCAGTCGAAAAAGGGCAAATCCAATGCCGCTGCCCTAGCCGCCGGCGGACAGACGGGACAAGCCAGAGTTAAGACACAGCAGAAAAAGGCACTGTCGGAGCGAGGAGCCATCACGCAGCCGGAGCCTGAACCATTGCCCATTGCTTCTGTTGGATGAAGGGGGAGGAAACTTAATAGACAAAAGGAGGGAGACACAAGGATGCATCACGGGCGGAGTTTGGGAGGGAGGCAGCTCTTGAAATTAACGCAGCATGAGGGATGCCCTGCGCGTGGTGACCACATCACCCATGATAAACACGAACTTACATAGTTGAGCCATTTGAGAATATGAACCAGATCCGAATACTTCTGATATGTGTGTCTGTTTACTATCTCTCATGTATTTTATGCAGCCCACGGCCCCTCTTTTGTATTTTCTGCCTCGTCTCGACCCATTTTTTGAAGCTCTCATATGAACAAAATGAGATGTAGAACAGgttacaaaaaaaaatctctATGTGATGGTACAATCgcttttttaaaattaacACATGTTTTCCCTCCGCTTTACTTTCCCTGCGCAACCCAATTCTCAACCGCCTCACGGACGTTGGTGACCTTGTCGTCAACGTACTGTACACCCACTTCCCTGTGGACCTTTGCAAAATGAATTCCCCTCTGGATACCCTCGCGCAGCTTGATGTGAGAATCGGCCACGGCGGGGAACTTTTGCTCGTACTTCCACGCCAGGTCGGACACGTTGCGCATAGTAATGGGGAGTACCGTCCAGCTAGCACCGACGCCGAGGGCGAAGGGGAGTGTGGCGCGCAGCACGATGCTTCGGTTCCTGGTCAGGATGCTGCCAGCCATAGCAGCGACCAGGACGTAGATTCCGCCAGGcatgagcttctcgccgCTCTCTCGCGGGGGCGCCAGGGAGGCGATTGTGCGGGTGAAGGACTGCTCCAGGTCAAAGGCCGAATCCATGGTCTGGTTGACCTTGTTCTCGGCGGCCACGGCAACGTCGTAGAGGAACAGGCGCGCGCGTCCAATCTGGACGGCCAGTCGGTCGGTGGGAGTAGGGACTCGGGACGCTGGCTCTTCGTCGGCATTGTCGTTGATGGGCTGGCTGGGGAGAACGGCCGGTGGTGAGGGTGCTACGGGCAGCGGAGAGTGGAACTCGACTTCATCGTAGATTGGCTTTCTCTGCGTGTTTTGTATTGTATATTAGAAGTcgtcgttttttttttaaaaaaacacAATAGGAGACACGAGGTCATGGGCACACCTTGGGAGCCTCAGCAAAGACCACCGCCGGCGAAAAAGCAATTCCGCCCAGGGCGGCTGCGGCCAGCGGTGCAAAGGAGCGCTGAATCACGACTCAATTAGCTGACATGTACTACCGAACAGGATGTTGGATGCATTGCCTACCCGCTGCAGGAGCACTCTcgcggccatgatgcaggGCGAATTGGTGGTCAAACTGACTTCGATGATGTATTTTTGAAAAGGCTCATGCGATCTTGCCAGGATCCCGCACTATTCCGACGGGCGGCGCCAGAGAAATTCCGGCCCCGGCGGCTAACATGCTGGGATATTGCCGCATTGGGGAGGTTTTGCTGCATGATCCAATTGGACACTGAACATAACTTTGGTCTATTTTTGTTCtgctcttttcctttctttcttaaTGTTGTATCTCGTGGCAGCTTATAGAGTATTAGTCCATGATTCGAGTTTTATTTGGTTCTCTATCCCATATTGCGTTGATGGATGTTACACGCGCAGATACGAAACTGCGAGGCCAATAGAATATAGATATACAGTTCTGTCTCTGGTAGGTCGACATGTATGAAAACAATTGAATTCTCATATACACGCAAATGTCCAGTTTTTCCATATATATCTGTGCAAGACATATACTTTCATCCAATTTTGAGTACGAAAAAACAATGAACAAGTAAAATGTATTGGTTTGGACAGTTCTATATCAGATAGTTTTCAGCACTTCTTCAATCAGAAGTCCACTGGCTTATTATAGCTGATGAGGGCCGTTCTCATCTACAAGAATTACATTGCTCGACAATTTCCAAGAAATACA harbors:
- a CDS encoding apolipoprotein O domain-containing protein, with the translated sequence MAARVLLQRRSFAPLAAAALGGIAFSPAVVFAEAPKRKPIYDEVEFHSPLPVAPSPPAVLPSQPINDNADEEPASRVPTPTDRLAVQIGRARLFLYDVAVAAENKVNQTMDSAFDLEQSFTRTIASLAPPRESGEKLMPGGIYVLVAAMAGSILTRNRSIVLRATLPFALGVGASWTVLPITMRNVSDLAWKYEQKFPAVADSHIKLREGIQRGIHFAKVHREVGVQYVDDKVTNVREAVENWVAQGK